Below is a genomic region from Mustela lutreola isolate mMusLut2 chromosome 1, mMusLut2.pri, whole genome shotgun sequence.
ATATTGAGACTTTCAGTTCAAACATATATTGATGTAATGGTATTTCATTTGTTTGCTGATAATAGTGATATTACAACATGGAAGGCCATAAGAATTCAAGAGCCCAAAAGACAATTTCTCAAGAGACATATAGGAATTGCAAAAGTTGCAGTAATACAAATAATTTCATCTCTCATGAAACTGTATCCCATCTGTAGAATGAAAAATGAGGTATTATGGTCCTATAAGGAGGCAACAATTACAAAAAATTGTGAAATGAACAACAAAATTATTAATACCAGTGGTTGGTCATCATTAACCCAATGCCATTATAGACATCATTATCACCACCATCCCTAtgaccaccaccactaccatacCATTGTCATTTATCATAACATCTACACATACCTTACCGGATGGATTGCTTGTTTCTTCCTGGCATCAGTGTTTCTTAACTAATGTGACCCTAAGGCTACTATCACAGACTCTTACATGTAGGGATAGTCTAATACAATAGATTGTAGAACCAGACTCCATGAGTTCAAATAACggctttgatatttttttaactatGCAATGTTGAACAACTTATTTAACCTCTCCATGTATgtttcagtttcctgatctgtaagaTTAGGCAGGTAATCATAACTAACTCATAGAGATGTTATGAgaataaaatagtttattataTGTTAAGTGCCAATAACACCAACTTATATAGGTCAAATATTCTTTTGAGTCTACATctcaaagtaattttaaatatatacagtatgTAATAAACTAATTcaagattaaataaatacataatgtgtcctttttctagttttaattttttttctctcttcccatgcTGGGATTTCTTTAAGAATGTAGATTTATAGAATAACACTAAAAAGCAGAACCATGAAGTGTCACAGAAATGACAGCCCTGCTGAGACACTGTCTCCTTCTCAAGGTAGCAGGGCTTAGCTGAGCAGGAGGCACTGTTCAACCCCCATGGTCTTTTTGATAGCATTTTTTACTTCCTGGTTCCTAAGGCAGTAGATAAACGGATTTAGCATGGGTGTGAGGACTGCATACACAGCTGAGATTAGTTTGTTGGAATTAAATGATGCAATAGCCCTGGGCCGAACATACATAAAAATCATGGCTGTATAATAAATTGTGACTACAGTAAGGTGTGATGCACAGGTGGAGAaggctttcttccttccctggaTGGAGGGTATCCGCAGAATGGTGGAGACAATGTAGACATAGGAAAGGACAGTGGTGATGAGTGGGAAGACAAGAATGACAATAGCCAAAGCAAAGTCCACTAGCTCGGCTATGGACATGTCTTTGCAAGCCAGCTTGAGGATTGGTGAGATGTCACAGAAAAAGTGGTTCATGACATTGGAACCACAAAAGGCAACATGTGAAATGAAATAAACCTTGATGACAGAGACCATGAAACCACTCACATAGGAGAAAGCCACCAGCTGTACACAATAAACTGTGGTCATGATGACTGGGTATTGGAGAGGgtggcagatggccacatagcggtcataggccatggcTGCTAGAAGCACACACTCTGTGCAGGCAAGTGAGATAAAGAAGTAGAGTTGGGTCATGCAACCTGTGAAGGAGATGTGCCGTCTCTGCAGAAGGAATCCATCCAGCATCTTGGGGACTGTTACAGAGACATACCAGACCTCCAAAAAGGACAAGCTACTCAGGAAATAGTACATGGGCTTATGGAGGGAGCCAGATATCCAAACAGTGAGCATGATGATAAGATTCTCTACTACTACCAGCAGGTAGACcacaaggaagaggaagaagagcaggaTTTGTAGCCATGGGGCAGTGGGGAAGCCCACCAGGATGAATTCACTGACCAGAGTGATATTTTTCTCCAGCATGACTAAAAGCATTGAGAGATACTGAAGTCTTTATAGTCTGGCACTACAGATAAGGAAGATGATTATGCTGTCAGACAAGAGACCAAAAGAAGTTAGTAAATCAGACTTTCCTGCAAGTGACTCATAAAGTTACTTCTGTTAatacaaaataatctttaaatgtgAAAGCACACATGTCCATcaaagttttttgttgttctttttctgtttgtttttttatgaaaGTCTCCCAGAGTCAAAATGCATTcccagaaaccaatattgaactgtatgttaactacctgaaatttaaatttaaaaaatgcactcCCACCCCTAATTACAGTCACCTGATGAAATATTTGAATGTCACTACCCAAGTCATTCCCCTGTGCTTTGTAGTAgacatagttcatctcccccatGTTGGTTTCAGATCTCTGTTTAATTAGGGACTCACTACATGAAGATTTATTTCCTCCTTAAAGGAAATGTGAGGGATAAGCTCATTTCAGGAAAAGCTTCAAAGGTTAATATTTGGGTGATCCATTATCTGTAGTCCTTTGATCAGGAAGTTTCTTTAGACgttatttgtgaaaataaaagagagtaaTTCTTTGAAAGTTTCTTAGTGACTCTCCAGTTGCTTTCAGATAAAACTGtttttatcaaaatgttttcaATATCACACCTAGGAGGCACTTCATATATTGATCCAGCCATATATTTCTTCCTCCTCATCACTCATGACCTCTAAATGATTTCCATAAACCAGACATACTCAACTAGTTTTTGCTCCCCAAACACACTAATCACTCTTGGGATTTGCCtacactcttccctcttcctattGTGCCCATTCTGCAATCTTTATTGGCTGATTCAAGTTTCAAGATTCCACTTAGGAGACATCTCACCAAAATTCAGTCAAGTGCCTCAGAATCATTTGATCCTAAAGCACAACCCCTTCACATGTGGAGATTTCTCTCAATTACACTGCAACTTTCTAAAACTGAGGGAAATATTGGAAGGAGGgtataaatttccagttataaaatgagtacGGTCTGGGGGTCTGATGTGCAGCAAGGTGACTGTAGTTAACACTACTGTATCATATACTTGAAAGTTACTGAGAGTATatcttaagtgttcttaccatacTCAAAAAGTGATAATTATATGATGTGATGGAGATACCATTTAATCTTATTGTGGTAATAACTTCAcaaaatatacatgtatcaaatcttCACACTGCTCCCCTTAAGCTTCCccttatatctcaataaacctgtGGGGGAAAGACTCAGCCTTCCTGACTGTGAACCCAATGGTTAGGACAGAAATTGGAAAATACATGAATATTAAGTGAATATGGATTAGTAAGTGAATTAATGGATCTCTTGGAGCTTTGGGATCCACAGGAAATAGAGGCAGAGGAATGTGAATTCAGGGTAGTTTGCTAGCAGAAGACATCTCTCTATCAGACGGCATATCTTTGGACATAGCCTCAGCTTGTATATCCAGGTTATTGTCTCAGCAATATAATATCCACAGGGTCTGAAAACAGTGAATATGATCCCTGGTCTTGGGTTACTTGGTAGGTTGGGTCTGTAAATATCAGCCTGTATCTCAGGTCTCCTAGAGGAGCAAGAAGAAAGGAGGCagatttgcgatgatgtggatggaactagagggtattatgcttagtgaaataagtcaattggagaaagacaactatcatacgatctccctgatatgaggaagtgaagatgcaaCATGGAAgctttggggggtaggaaaagaataaatgaaacaatatgggattgggagggatacaaaccataagagactcttaatgtcacaaaacagactgagggttgccagggggagtggggatgggagagggtggtggggttacggacattggggagggtatgtgctatgatgagtgctgtgaagtgtgtaaaccaggcgattcacagacctgtacccttggggctaataatacattatatgtttattaaaaatttaaaaagaaagaaaggagtcagGAGGGCAGGTAAATATAGCTTAAGGACAGGCAGATCTTACAATGCTGGAAGAGAGCATATTTGTGAGGTAGCTCAACTGTTTTAATTTGTGCTCCATGGGGTATCTTTTGAATACACATGAATGAATCTGTCTCTCTATTAAATATCACACTCACTCATAAAGATCCATAAAGACTGAGGTCAGGTCCTGCCTTTAGAACATTGCTCAATCCTGCCAAACAATTTGTGCATCATGCTCTTCACTTGACACACAGAGGTTGGGTGGCTGATCAAGGAATCATTGGACAAGAGATTTTCTGGCCATGGCTCGTGGTAAGGAACAGAAGAATGAGGCACTGAAATAGATATTACTGACACCATGGCCTCCTTTCCACACCAGCACATATCAGCAGAGCTCAGTCCTGCTTGCTGAGTAGAAAGGGATTGTACCTTATCTCCAGGCTTCCAACCAACACCTTCACCCTGAAGTAGTTCATAAGTAAGCACTTTCTGGCCTAGTCTCTGGCCTCTAGTCTCAGTGGGAAGAATGTAGAGACTTTCTTTCAGGGTATGTATAACCTTCCACATTCTCACCATCAGCCACACAATTTCCCAAACATTTACCTTTGTCTACTAGTTAAAAGCGTTGACTTTAGAGTCAGAACAAGGCTACTAGCTGCATCATCCTGAAGAGAATATTCAATGATTATGGACTTAAAGATCCATTGTTGTGAAgtagaataattttaataatgccTACCTTCCAGGTTTACtatgaaaataaacatgaatatGCACAGAAAACACT
It encodes:
- the LOC131821828 gene encoding olfactory receptor 6B9-like, producing MLEKNITLVSEFILVGFPTAPWLQILLFFLFLVVYLLVVVENLIIMLTVWISGSLHKPMYYFLSSLSFLEVWYVSVTVPKMLDGFLLQRRHISFTGCMTQLYFFISLACTECVLLAAMAYDRYVAICHPLQYPVIMTTVYCVQLVAFSYVSGFMVSVIKVYFISHVAFCGSNVMNHFFCDISPILKLACKDMSIAELVDFALAIVILVFPLITTVLSYVYIVSTILRIPSIQGRKKAFSTCASHLTVVTIYYTAMIFMYVRPRAIASFNSNKLISAVYAVLTPMLNPFIYCLRNQEVKNAIKKTMGVEQCLLLS